In one Sporomusa sphaeroides DSM 2875 genomic region, the following are encoded:
- a CDS encoding FAD-binding oxidoreductase — MQNQHIEALKRIVGTEHVLTSAEELHCYSYDATPGFSHMPDVVVIPGTTEEVAKVLALANSEKIPVYTRGSGTNLSAGTIPTKGGIVLLMTRMNQIIEIDTENLVAVAQPGVIVSDLNKAVETHGLIYPPDPGTVTTATLGGTVSENAGGLRGLKYGVTKHYVMGLEVVLASGQVMNVGGKNVKDVSGYDMTKLFTGAEGTLGVITKIIVKLVPAPEAKKSMMAIFKNLDNAGNSIAAIIAAKIIPATLEIMDNATIRTVEDYAKVGLPVDAEAVLLIEVDGIPEVVEKEAAKVLEVLTINKADEVRQAKDAAERDKIWAARRAALPALAKLRPTTFVEDATVPRNKVPEMIRAVNEIAKKYNVTIGTFGHAGDGNMHPTIVCDIRDEEEMSRVYKAMDEIFGTAIKLGGTLSGEHGIGLGKLKYMEDQFGPVAMEAMRNIKRALDPNLILNPGKLVGEC; from the coding sequence ATGCAAAACCAACATATTGAGGCGCTCAAAAGAATTGTAGGTACTGAGCATGTACTAACAAGTGCGGAAGAGCTGCACTGCTACTCGTATGATGCTACTCCAGGGTTTTCCCATATGCCCGACGTTGTTGTCATACCAGGCACTACGGAAGAAGTAGCCAAGGTGCTGGCGTTGGCCAACAGCGAAAAAATTCCGGTTTATACCCGCGGTTCGGGCACCAATTTGTCTGCAGGCACCATACCGACAAAAGGCGGCATTGTGCTCCTCATGACCCGCATGAATCAAATTATTGAAATTGATACCGAAAACCTGGTGGCAGTAGCCCAGCCCGGCGTCATTGTCTCTGACCTTAATAAAGCAGTTGAAACCCACGGGCTCATCTATCCGCCGGACCCCGGCACCGTAACCACAGCTACCTTAGGCGGCACCGTCTCTGAAAACGCCGGCGGACTGCGCGGGCTCAAATATGGCGTAACCAAACACTATGTGATGGGCCTTGAAGTAGTGCTTGCCAGCGGACAAGTTATGAATGTCGGCGGCAAAAATGTAAAAGACGTGTCAGGCTATGACATGACCAAGCTCTTTACCGGTGCGGAAGGCACCTTAGGCGTAATTACTAAAATTATTGTTAAACTGGTCCCCGCTCCTGAGGCCAAAAAGAGCATGATGGCTATTTTTAAGAACCTTGACAATGCCGGTAATTCCATAGCGGCCATCATCGCCGCCAAGATTATTCCGGCAACACTGGAAATTATGGATAATGCCACCATCCGCACGGTCGAAGATTATGCCAAAGTTGGCCTGCCGGTTGATGCCGAGGCCGTCCTGCTGATTGAAGTTGACGGTATTCCCGAGGTAGTGGAAAAAGAAGCTGCAAAAGTCCTGGAAGTGCTGACCATTAATAAGGCAGATGAAGTGAGACAGGCCAAAGATGCGGCTGAACGCGATAAAATCTGGGCTGCCCGCCGCGCCGCGCTCCCGGCCCTGGCCAAGCTCCGCCCCACAACCTTTGTGGAAGATGCCACCGTCCCCAGAAACAAGGTTCCTGAGATGATTCGCGCCGTAAATGAAATTGCCAAAAAATACAATGTCACTATTGGTACCTTCGGCCATGCCGGCGACGGCAACATGCATCCGACTATTGTCTGTGACATCCGTGATGAGGAAGAAATGAGCCGGGTATATAAGGCCATGGACGAAATTTTCGGTACCGCTATTAAACTGGGCGGCACACTGTCTGGCGAACATGGTATTGGCCTTGGCAAACTTAAATATATGGAAGATCAATTCGGTCCGGTAGCGATGGAAGCTATGCGCAATATTAAACGCGCCCTTGACCCCAACCTCATTTTAAATCCCGGAAAACTAGTAGGAGAGTGTTAA
- a CDS encoding sugar diacid recognition domain-containing protein: MELDPRFAQTLVDIVAAELNQNVNITDNHGVIIASFSKERISHIHEAAAKMLLSGPIREFSVTDKEERQLKGVRAGFNVPIMVNDCCVGVIGVSGEPHTAAPYARLAARFVEAALESNARQEKLVRALLEKEELQSTLLNKVISVQEEERKKISRELHDETSQALTSIIVGLRVLSEHVHSENERMKILEMRDLVVTTLEAVHHLAVQLRPALLDDLGLVAAAQKYIENYSRQYNIFVDLAVVNLSRQRFLPEIEITLYRILQEALTNIAKHAKASKVKVTLKKHKGRLMLIVKDSGIGFNAKRISGTASDNCLGIHGMHERVALLSGDFTIHSSEGEGTTIAVEIPIRQHKKTESGLGQAH, translated from the coding sequence ATGGAGCTTGATCCCCGTTTTGCTCAAACACTTGTTGATATTGTTGCCGCAGAACTAAATCAAAACGTCAATATTACAGATAATCACGGTGTTATTATTGCATCCTTCAGCAAGGAGCGTATCTCGCATATTCATGAAGCGGCTGCAAAAATGCTGCTTAGTGGTCCGATCCGGGAATTTTCCGTTACAGATAAGGAAGAACGGCAATTAAAAGGGGTACGGGCAGGATTCAATGTGCCGATTATGGTAAATGATTGCTGTGTTGGGGTTATTGGCGTTTCCGGTGAACCTCATACGGCAGCGCCTTACGCCCGATTGGCTGCAAGATTTGTCGAAGCGGCCTTAGAATCCAATGCCAGACAGGAAAAGCTGGTGCGCGCTCTGCTGGAAAAGGAAGAGCTTCAATCCACGTTGTTAAACAAGGTGATTAGTGTTCAGGAAGAGGAACGTAAAAAGATATCGCGTGAGCTGCATGATGAAACCAGTCAGGCCTTAACGTCAATTATCGTTGGTTTACGGGTGTTATCCGAGCATGTGCATAGTGAGAATGAGCGGATGAAGATTTTGGAGATGCGTGATTTGGTGGTAACAACACTGGAGGCTGTGCATCACCTGGCCGTGCAGCTTAGACCGGCCTTGCTGGATGACCTGGGGCTGGTGGCAGCAGCGCAAAAGTATATTGAGAACTATTCACGCCAATATAATATTTTTGTGGACCTGGCTGTTGTTAATTTGTCGCGGCAAAGGTTTTTGCCGGAGATTGAAATTACCTTGTACCGGATTTTGCAGGAGGCTTTAACCAATATTGCCAAACATGCCAAAGCCAGTAAGGTGAAAGTTACCCTGAAAAAGCACAAGGGAAGACTGATGCTGATAGTAAAAGACAGCGGTATTGGTTTTAATGCCAAGCGGATCAGCGGTACTGCCAGTGATAATTGTCTTGGTATTCACGGTATGCATGAAAGGGTTGCACTTTTGTCAGGCGATTTTACCATTCATTCCTCTGAAGGGGAAGGAACGACCATTGCGGTAGAGATTCCTATCCGACAGCATAAAAAAACAGAAAGCGGTTTGGGCCAAGCCCATTAA
- the hyfB gene encoding hydrogenase 4 subunit B: MVAEVLLYFSLFFFIAGVLSPFFTKSNKIVNYVAHGMAALGCLAVVLCAIFIFAGGKVDLMTPLLLLGEPVHIRLDYLAAYFLLIIGVVGAAASIYAVGYSREYAGDGRRYQVMVSMYCAFLLSMVLVVAVSHVAAFIVVWELMAVTSFFLVNYEHHHNEVRRAAFVYIVMTHVGTAFVITAFFLLAHKAGSLDFGSLVQAAGSLDTWTKNMVFLCAWIGFGAKAGIIPLHIWLPLAHPAAPSHVSALMSGVMLKTAIYGLCRFYLEFLGTGPVWWGVVVLVFAIVSAVLGVLYALMESDVKRLLAYSSAENMGIILLGMGAGMVFMAKGMGTLAALAWAAALYHVLNHAIFKSLLFMGAGAVLTAVRTKELERLGGLIKKMPYTAVCVLAGTAAISALPPLNGFISEWLTFQSLLYLPQALQGVLGKVLAALLLALLGLTGGLAAACFVKAFGIAFLGKPRSSQAEQAGEANKPMLVSMAALAGLCVFFGVWPQLVIEALKQVLFGIPGVNALPAFADTAWYLAGVQPAGGNTSLEMPVVVLIMFFGAALAWALYRLYGKPQIVGGETWTCGIVPTARMEYTATGFSKPIRMAFRAILRPQRETVADVSPNRYFGRRLSYHVSITDIFNALYRPVNHAIIQAAQFMKGIQTGSVQLYVGYITAITVLALIISNGW, translated from the coding sequence ATGGTTGCCGAAGTTTTATTGTATTTTTCCCTGTTTTTCTTTATCGCAGGTGTACTGTCACCATTTTTCACTAAAAGTAACAAAATAGTCAACTATGTTGCACATGGAATGGCGGCGCTGGGGTGTCTGGCGGTTGTACTGTGTGCGATTTTTATTTTTGCCGGTGGCAAAGTTGACTTAATGACACCGTTATTGCTGTTAGGCGAACCGGTTCACATCCGGCTGGATTATCTGGCGGCGTACTTTTTGTTGATTATTGGGGTAGTAGGCGCTGCAGCCAGTATATATGCTGTTGGTTACAGCCGTGAGTATGCGGGGGACGGACGTCGCTATCAGGTTATGGTATCGATGTATTGTGCTTTTTTGCTGTCGATGGTGCTGGTGGTTGCTGTTAGTCATGTGGCCGCCTTTATTGTTGTTTGGGAATTGATGGCTGTTACTTCGTTTTTTCTGGTCAATTATGAGCATCATCATAATGAAGTCAGGCGGGCAGCTTTTGTCTACATTGTCATGACCCATGTGGGGACGGCTTTTGTTATCACTGCTTTTTTTCTGCTGGCTCACAAGGCCGGCAGTTTGGACTTTGGCAGCCTGGTTCAGGCAGCAGGCAGTCTTGATACTTGGACTAAGAACATGGTATTTTTGTGTGCCTGGATTGGTTTTGGTGCTAAGGCCGGTATTATTCCGCTACACATTTGGCTGCCGCTGGCGCATCCGGCGGCTCCCAGCCATGTATCGGCACTCATGTCAGGCGTAATGCTTAAAACCGCCATTTATGGCTTGTGCCGGTTTTATCTTGAGTTTTTGGGCACAGGCCCGGTCTGGTGGGGCGTAGTGGTGCTGGTATTTGCTATTGTGTCTGCCGTATTGGGTGTGCTTTATGCGCTGATGGAGTCGGATGTAAAACGTTTGCTTGCTTATTCCAGTGCGGAGAATATGGGTATTATTTTGCTGGGAATGGGGGCCGGCATGGTATTTATGGCCAAAGGAATGGGAACGCTGGCAGCGCTGGCCTGGGCGGCAGCGCTTTATCATGTGCTAAACCATGCTATTTTTAAGTCGCTGCTGTTTATGGGAGCCGGAGCTGTGCTTACGGCTGTCAGGACCAAGGAACTGGAACGCCTGGGCGGCCTGATAAAAAAGATGCCTTACACGGCTGTGTGTGTGTTGGCTGGTACTGCTGCTATTTCGGCATTGCCGCCGTTAAATGGTTTTATCAGCGAGTGGTTAACCTTTCAGTCTTTGCTCTATTTGCCGCAAGCCTTGCAAGGAGTGCTGGGGAAGGTGCTGGCAGCGCTTTTGCTGGCGCTGCTCGGGCTTACCGGGGGGCTGGCAGCGGCTTGCTTTGTGAAGGCGTTCGGCATTGCTTTTTTGGGCAAACCGCGCAGTAGCCAGGCCGAGCAGGCTGGGGAGGCTAACAAGCCTATGCTGGTGTCTATGGCGGCTCTTGCCGGCTTGTGCGTATTTTTTGGTGTATGGCCGCAGCTGGTTATTGAGGCTCTTAAACAGGTGCTTTTTGGGATACCTGGTGTAAATGCTTTGCCGGCTTTTGCCGATACGGCCTGGTATCTGGCCGGGGTTCAGCCGGCCGGCGGCAATACCAGTCTGGAGATGCCTGTGGTCGTGCTTATTATGTTTTTTGGCGCAGCTCTTGCCTGGGCGTTATACCGGTTATACGGCAAACCGCAGATTGTTGGCGGTGAGACCTGGACCTGCGGGATTGTGCCGACAGCCAGGATGGAATATACTGCTACCGGCTTTTCCAAGCCAATCCGCATGGCTTTCCGGGCAATTTTACGGCCCCAGCGTGAGACGGTTGCGGATGTAAGCCCTAACCGCTACTTTGGGCGCCGCTTGAGTTACCATGTCAGTATTACCGATATATTTAACGCCCTTTACCGGCCTGTTAATCATGCCATCATCCAGGCGGCTCAGTTTATGAAGGGTATTCAAACAGGCAGTGTCCAGCTTTATGTCGGATATATCACGGCAATTACCGTGCTGGCACTCATTATAAGTAACGGGTGGTGA
- a CDS encoding response regulator yields MDRIRIVIADDHAVLRSGLKALLNCSPLFEVIGEAGDGQQAIRMVEQLRPDVLLLDISMPVMSGVECIKEMKSRGLSCRILVLTMYDGDEYIKEVMRAGADGYVLKKSADTELVEGILKISSGKKHLNETMSQTLLNSLLKIPDEKNDQRDPYTLLSARERQVLRLLAQGHTNSEIASHLSLSTKTIDTYRSRVMTKLNVRKKSELVNYALQYKLINM; encoded by the coding sequence ATGGATAGAATACGTATTGTAATTGCTGACGATCATGCCGTATTGCGTTCGGGACTCAAAGCATTGCTGAATTGTTCACCATTATTTGAAGTCATTGGCGAAGCCGGTGATGGTCAACAGGCCATTCGCATGGTAGAACAGCTCCGTCCGGATGTACTGCTGCTCGATATATCCATGCCGGTTATGAGCGGCGTAGAGTGTATCAAAGAAATGAAGTCCCGGGGACTTTCCTGCCGCATACTTGTCCTGACAATGTATGATGGTGATGAATATATCAAAGAAGTCATGCGGGCCGGTGCCGACGGCTATGTACTAAAAAAATCGGCAGACACCGAACTGGTTGAAGGTATCCTTAAAATTTCCTCAGGAAAAAAACATCTCAATGAAACCATGTCGCAAACCCTGCTGAATAGTCTGCTCAAAATTCCAGACGAAAAAAACGACCAGCGCGATCCCTATACCCTCTTAAGCGCGCGGGAGCGCCAAGTGCTGCGGCTGTTGGCCCAGGGGCATACCAATAGTGAAATTGCCAGTCACCTGTCTTTAAGCACCAAAACGATAGACACCTACCGTTCACGCGTCATGACCAAACTTAATGTCCGGAAAAAATCCGAACTGGTCAATTACGCTCTGCAGTATAAACTTATTAATATGTGA
- a CDS encoding (Fe-S)-binding protein: protein MSDSNKSVTAQAINAQDKELLADIQDALANCMKCGNCMEVCPIYKELGTETAVARGKLALMEAVLSGKIPISENFDKWMAKCVSCKACSVKCPCGVPADELIVRGRQAAVKARGLHPVKKQVFNLLKNRAMFDLALRMAGLFGPLSMKKLPRPMAAVARFPMPGLDKRRVTAPFAATPLRSQNPEVIKVDKPKMKVGFFTGCTINYIYTDVGQAVIDVLKANNVEIVIPPMQHCCGTPIFMSGDVESAKLLAKHNIEVFEQYDIDYIIAACGSCAEAWKIEFIELFHDNPVMKAKAEKLASKTYEISQFLVNVVKLDKSRLGPVNATVTMHDPCHMARGIKVTAEPREILKSIPGLTFVEMKEADRCCGSGGSFSLANYEISRKINDRKIANIAQTKADTVATSCGTCRMHITDGLVQNNMNQNVFHVIQLLDRAYKAGQRK, encoded by the coding sequence ATGAGTGATTCTAACAAATCCGTCACCGCGCAGGCCATCAATGCGCAGGATAAGGAACTGTTGGCTGACATTCAGGATGCGCTTGCCAACTGTATGAAATGCGGTAACTGTATGGAAGTGTGCCCCATCTACAAAGAGCTGGGCACCGAAACAGCAGTTGCCAGAGGTAAACTCGCACTGATGGAGGCGGTATTAAGCGGTAAAATTCCCATCAGTGAAAACTTCGATAAATGGATGGCCAAATGCGTATCTTGTAAAGCGTGTTCGGTAAAATGTCCTTGCGGTGTACCGGCTGACGAACTTATCGTCCGCGGCCGCCAGGCTGCCGTAAAAGCCCGTGGTCTGCATCCGGTAAAGAAACAGGTGTTTAACCTGCTGAAAAACCGGGCCATGTTTGACCTGGCACTAAGAATGGCCGGTCTCTTTGGCCCGCTAAGCATGAAAAAACTGCCCCGCCCCATGGCGGCCGTAGCCCGTTTCCCGATGCCCGGACTTGATAAGCGCCGCGTAACCGCGCCGTTTGCCGCTACGCCGTTGCGCAGCCAAAACCCGGAAGTAATTAAAGTTGATAAACCCAAAATGAAAGTCGGTTTTTTCACCGGCTGTACTATCAATTATATTTACACCGATGTAGGTCAGGCAGTCATTGATGTACTCAAGGCCAACAATGTTGAAATTGTCATTCCGCCTATGCAGCATTGTTGTGGCACACCGATATTTATGTCCGGCGATGTTGAGTCGGCTAAACTCTTAGCCAAACACAATATCGAAGTCTTCGAGCAATATGATATTGATTACATCATTGCCGCCTGCGGCTCCTGTGCCGAAGCCTGGAAGATAGAGTTCATCGAATTGTTCCACGATAACCCGGTAATGAAAGCCAAGGCTGAGAAACTGGCTAGTAAGACCTATGAAATCAGCCAATTCTTAGTTAATGTTGTGAAACTTGACAAAAGCAGGCTCGGTCCGGTCAATGCCACAGTCACCATGCACGACCCCTGTCACATGGCGCGTGGTATCAAAGTTACCGCTGAACCGCGTGAAATATTAAAATCCATCCCCGGTCTGACCTTCGTAGAAATGAAAGAAGCCGACCGTTGCTGCGGTTCCGGCGGCTCTTTCAGTCTGGCGAACTACGAAATCTCGCGTAAAATTAACGACCGTAAAATCGCCAATATCGCTCAGACTAAAGCGGACACAGTGGCCACCAGCTGCGGCACCTGCCGCATGCATATCACCGACGGCCTGGTCCAAAACAACATGAACCAAAACGTATTCCATGTCATTCAACTGTTAGACAGAGCTTATAAAGCCGGCCAGCGCAAGTAA